In a genomic window of Rhopalosiphum maidis isolate BTI-1 chromosome 4, ASM367621v3, whole genome shotgun sequence:
- the LOC113558786 gene encoding probable cyclin-dependent serine/threonine-protein kinase DDB_G0292550 has product MKIRTNLYLITAIVLSSNLLTLCEGDSDIDHEPFSDQLVDHLDDHLDHLDDLHDLVGPLSTNDKVIHSVELVQHNGDTMTKYATTSHTNQEANNEIFTNTIPTIQQSNVPATFTKVIKKTIIKKSNNDGNNSPETDFSMNDMYSKNKMKENGIVNSMSKSQTLSQMDNMENIDLSVMPSQQNSDLQGNIKNIIHTTVTKTTTSGSPSNELNESFSRKYSLDGLPSNHIISTMSSKNSNYNDGTASSGFLQSNSMEGNSKIKKISMTEDVIDGNGINTSKRISRTPAGSYRRTKTTIIKEHSIDDNDNRSDLDKSTLEFNTETSPINIASSLTNPLGYDTLTTTNIDRDNSNNNAFNQGTPSRREQTRLNKFNVLGNSVSEIGISQNPDSFVQTKTTIIKNERAADGIKLDNLNDNKINFDINDGISNLNNDINSNYIISSSNNGNDNDDDFSYNYGYQKGYGNNLHNNYNGNSFGISENEYNGNLISSNMLDNKYVLIPEYSNGKGMKKKRKKKGSNKKYKGGKSKNKSYGNRKRNGQRKVKNDRNYKKTRSSKTRNGGSSRYYSSNGYVKGQSKSLNGGSSQYYSSNGYVEGQSKSLSSTDSASDEKFIDAKMSCHCRKGQKLNKRDSSESNQSGISEEHLGPESHYSSNSMNNQQMKNNGDFIGLPSLLPPFMEREPSQNLIFKMISGQRPDKLFNDGQSGVTTVLNRQGETRSQQIDDHQLPNIDVPNNYLTYQITNMGSLNKPDFKHEQYFGPPDLDLGPGPGKGPYPDKGPGPDPREGPGLGRGPGPNRGPGPGKGHGPGKGHGPCKGPGFGKGLGQKANLFDSKQFYDGDYQKYFDFDQRPSLPSLPSQFPYPYSFNKDNLFDFSKMDLTTPEFMNNQPGKENQINLNTISSQIQQDSDIEGSGFNQMDAVNSRSMSTYNSGPIIEFKKTIKTITNIDDNSSPDRHIVHIVSVSPEVDGNNT; this is encoded by the exons atgaaaattagaactaacctatatttaattacgGCGATAGTG cTATCATCAAACTTATTGACACTATGTGAAGGCGACAGTGACATTGATCATGAACCATTCTCTGATCAGTTAGTTGATCACTTAGATGATCATTTAGATCACTTAGATGATTTACATGATTTAGTGGGTCCTTTATCAACTAATGACAAAGTTATTCATAGTGTTGAATTAGTTCAACATAATGGAGATACAATGACTAAATACGCAACAACATCTCATACAAATCAAGAggcaaataatgaaatatttactaacACGATTCCTACCATCCAACAATCTAATGTGCCAGCTACTTttacaaaagtaataaaaaaaacgataataaaaaaatctaataatgatGGAAATAATTCCCCAGAAACCGATTTTTCAATGAATGATatgtacagtaaaaataaaatgaaagaaAACGGAATCGTTAATTCAATGTCAAAGTCTCAAACTTTATCTCAAATGGATAACAtggaaaatattgatttgtcAGTTATGCCTTCACAACAAAATTCTGATCTAcaaggtaatataaaaaatataatacatactacaGTAACAAAAACAACTACAAGTGGAAGTCCGTCAAATGAATTAAACGAATCTTTTAGtagaaaatatagtttagACGGATTACCTTCAAATCATATCATATCTACAATGAGTTCTAAAAACTCTAATTATAATGACGGAACTGCAAGTTCAGGTTTCTTACAATCGAATTCAATGGAaggaaatagtaaaataaaaaaaatttcaatgacAGAAGATGTAATTGATGGGAATGGTATAAATACATCAAAACGAATATCTCGTACACCAGCGGGTTCCTACAGACGCAcaaaaactacaataataaaagaacATAGTATAGATGACAACGATAATCGTAGTGATTTAGATAAATCTActttagaatttaatacaGAAACATCTCCAATCAATATTGCATCATCATTGACAAACCCTTTAGGGTATGATACACTAACTACTACAAATATTGACAGggataattctaataataatgcatttaatcAAGGAACCCCATCCAGGAGAGAACAAACccgtttaaacaaatttaatgtcCTTGGAAATTCAGTATCTGAAATTGGAATTTCTCAGAATCCAGACTCATTTGTACAAaccaaaacaacaataataaaaaatgaaagagCGGCTGATGGAATTAaacttgataatttaaatgataacaagataaattttgatattaacgATGGAATTTCTAACCTAAATAATgacataaattcaaattatatcatatcttCGAGTAATAATGGTAATGATAACGACGatgattttagttataattatggtTATCAGAAAGGTTATGGTAATAAtcttcataataattacaatggcAACTCTTTTGGTATTTCTGAAAATGAGTACAatggtaatttaatttcttccaATATGTtggataataaatatgttcttATACCTGAGTATAGTAATGGAAAaggcatgaaaaaaaaaagaaagaaaaaaggtagtaacaaaaaatataaaggcggtaagtcaaaaaataaatcatatggAAATAGAAAAAGAAATGGACaaagaaaagttaaaaatgatcgtaattataaaaaaacaagatCATCAAAAACAAGAAATGGAGGAAGTTCTCGATATTATTCATCAAATGGTTATGTTAAAGGACAAAGCAAGTCTTTAAATGGAGGAAGTTCtcaatattattcatcaaaTGGTTATGTTGAAGGACAAAGCAAGTCTTTATCATCTACAGATAGTGCATCAGATGAAAAATTTATAGATGCAAAAATGTCGTGTCATTGTAGAAAAGgacaaaagttaaataaaagagATAGCAGTGAAAGTAATCAAAGTGGTATTTCAGAAGAACACCTTGGACCAGAGAGTCATTATTCAAGTAATTCTATGAATAAtcaacaaatgaaaaataatggtgacTTCATTGGATTACCATCATTACTACCTCCATTCATGGAGCGTGAACCatcacaaaatttaatttttaaaatgatatcagGACAGCGaccagataaattatttaatgatgggCAATCAGGTGTAACAACAGTCTTAAATAGACAAGGGGAAACTAGAAGTCAACAAATTGACGATCATCAATTACCCAATATTGATGttccaaataattatttaacataccaaataacaaatatgGGTTCACTAAATAAGCCAGATTTTAAGcatgaacaatattttggaCCACCAGATTTAGATCTAGGACCTGGTCCGGGTAAAGGTCCTTATCCCGACAAAGGTCCCGGTCCCGATCCCCGTGAAGGTCCTGGTCTCGGTAGAGGTCCTGGTCCCAATAGAGGCCCCGGTCCTGGCAAAGGTCACGGTCCCGGTAAAGGTCACGGTCCCTGTAAAGGTCCAGGTTTTGGTAAAGGTCTAGGTCAAAAAGCTAATCTATTTGattctaaacaattttatgacgGTGACTATCaaaaatactttgattttGATCAACGACCATCACTACCGTCTCTTCCATCGCAGTTCCCATATccatattcatttaataaagataatctttttgatttttctaaaatggATTTAACTACTCCTGAGTTTATGAATAATCAGCCTGGAAAAGAAAACCAAATAAACTTAAACACTATTTCATCTCAAATACAACAAGACAGTGATATCGAAGGCTCTGGGTTCAATCAAATGGACGCAGTTAATTCAAGATCCATGAGTACGTATAATAGCGGTCCGATTATAGAGTTTAagaaaacaatcaaaacaataacaaatatagaTGATAATAGTAGTCCAGATAGGCATATTGTTCATATTGTATCAGTTTCACCTGAAGTTGATggtaacaatacataa